Within the Saccharopolyspora gloriosae genome, the region CTCGGTGAGCTGGGCCGTGCGGCGCTGGCCGCCGCCTACGACCGGGAGGACGCGACCGGCTACCGCCCGGACACCGCGCTGATCAATTTCTATGATGAGCACGCGAAGATGGGCATGCACCAGGACAAGGACGAACGTTCCGGGGAGCCGGTGGTGTCGCTGAGCATCGGCGACACCTGCACGTTCCGCTTCGGCAATCCGGAGTCGCGCGGGCGGCCTTACACCGATGTGGAGTTGAGTTCGGGCGACCTGTTCGTCTTCGGCGGCCCGTCACGGCTGGCCTATCACGGCGTTCCGTCGGTCCGCCCCGGCACGGCGAACCCGGACACCGGCTTGAGCACCGGACGCATCAACATCACCCTGCGGGTCACCGGACTGGCCTGAACTCGACGAGCGCGGAGAACGAACGTGAGCCCCATCGAATCCGACAACGGCGTGGTCATCGGCGAGGACGGCCTGGCCCGCCCGCCGTGGGCGGCGCGGGATCCCCTGCTGCGGGAGTACTACGACACCGAGTGGGGCATGCCGGTGCGCGGCGAGCAGCCGCTGTTCGAGCGGATCTCCTTGGAGGGTTTCCAAGCCGGATTGTCGTGGGCGACGATCCTGCGCAAGCGCCCCGCTTTCCGGGAGGCGTTCCGCCACTTCGACCCGGACGCGGTGGCCGCCTTCACCGAGGACGACGTGACCCGGCTGCTCGCGGACACGGGAATCGTGCGCAACCAGGCCAAGATCCGCGCCACCATCGCCAACGCCCGCGCCACGATCGAGCTGCGCGAGCAGGACGGCCTCGACGCATTCGTGTGGTCGTTCCAGCCGAACACGACCCCGGAGCCGCGCACGCTCGCCGAAGTACCGACCACTTCGCCGGAGTCGGTGGCGTTGTCGAAGGCGTTGCGCCGCAGGGGTTTTCGCTTCGTCGGGCCGACGACGATGTTCGCGTTGATGGAGGCCGCGGGCATCGTCGACACACACCTCGTCGACAGCCATCGCCGCGGCTCGTCCGGGGTTTGGCAGGCGTGACGGGAACGGTGCGGCTCGACACGGCAGGCCCGTTCGCGGTCCATTCCGCGATGGCTTCGCTCGCCGCGCACGCGGTGCCGGGTGCCGAGCGGGTCGATCGGGACGCGCGGACCGTCACCCGGCTGCTGAAACTGCCCGGCGGTCCGACCGAGGTCACCGCGACGCTCGCCGACGATCACGTGGAGCTCGCCGCCGACTTCGCCACCGCCGACGATGTGGCGGTGGCGGCGCGGGTCACGCGGCACCGGTTGGATCTGGACGCCGACGTGGAACGGATCGACGCCGTCCTCGCCGCCGACTCGTCGCTGCGCCCTCTGGTCCACGCCAGGCCGGGCCTGCGGGTGATCGGCCACGTGGACGGGTTCGAGGCTGCGATCAGCACCGTGCTCGGCCAGCAGGTCAGCTTGGCCGCCGCCCGCACCTTCACGGGCAGGCTGATCGCCGCTTACGGCACGCCGCATCCCTGCGGACTCACGGAGTTCCCCGGTCCGGGGGTTCTCGCGGGCGTCGCGGGCGAGGAACTCCGCGCCGCCGTGGGCATCACCCGGGCGCGCACGCGCACGCTGCACGCGTTGGCCGAAGCCTTCGCCGATGGCCTCGTGCTGCACCCGGGCGGCGACACCGAGCGGCAGCGCCGCGAGCTGCTGGCGCTGCCCGGAATCGGGCCGTGGACGGTGGAGTACCTCGCGCTGCGCGCCTTCGGGGACCGTGATGCGTGCCCGGCGGGAGACCTGGTGCTGCGTCGCGCTCTCGGCGCGGACACCGCCGCCGAGGCCCACGCCCGTGCGCACGCGTGGTCGCCCTATCGGGCGTACGGCGTGTTCCACCTGTGGACCGAGACCGCCTACCTGAACCGGTGAGCACGTGGCGCATCCGCCCAACTGAACTGCGAAAACGATTCCCGCCCTGCGGTCCGGCACCGCGAAGGGCATCCGACACGCCACCGCCCCTAAACTTGACTAATTCCAGAAACGCTGCTTGGCTCGTGTCATGTCGGCCATCGATGCCACCGCACTCCTGCGGGCAGCCGAGCTTCGGGTGACTCGTCCGCGGGTCGCGGTGCTGTCGATGGTCGCCGACAACCCCCACTCGGACACCGACACCATCGCGACGGCCGTCCGCCGCGACCTGGGATCGGTGTCGACCCAGGCGGTGTACGACGTGCTGCGCGCGCTGACCGAAGCGGGCCTGGTCCGTCGCATCGAACCGGCGGGCTCGCCCGCCCGGTTCGAAACCCGTGTGGGCGATGACCACCACCACTTGGTGTGCCGCGCCTGTGGCGCCATCACCGACGTCAGCAGTGCGGTCGGCGAGGCACCCTGCCTCGCCGTCCAGGACTCGCGAGGTTTCGACCTCGACGAGACCGAGGTGATCTTCTGGGGAAGTTGCCCGGATTGCCTCGCACGCGGCGAATGATCCCGAACAGGAGCACGTTTTGCCCGAGAACAACCAGAAGCCGTTGACGACCGCGGCCGGCGCACCGGTCCCGGACAACCAGAACTCGATGACCGCGGGCGCGCGCGGACCGATGCTGCTGCAGGACCTGTGGTTCCTGGAGAAGCTGGCCCACTTCGACCGCGAAGTCATCCCCGAGCGCCGGATGCACGCCAAGGGATCGGGCGCGTTCGGCACCTTCACGGTGACCGGCGACATCACCCGCTACACCTCGGCGAGCATCTTCTCCGAGATCGGCAAGAAGACCGAGATGTTCGCCCGCTTCTCCACCGTCGCCGGTGAGCGCGGCGCGGCCGACGCCGAGCGCGACATCCGCGGCTTCGCGCTGAAGTTCTACACCGACCAGGGCAACTGGGACCTCGTCGGCAACAACACCCCGGTGTTCTTCTTCCGCGACCCGCTGAAGTTCCCCGACCTGAACCACGCGGTGAAGCGCGACCCGCGCACCAACATGCGCGACCCGGAGAACAACTGGGACTTCTGGACCAACCTCCCCGAGGCGCTGCACCAGGTCACGATCATCATGTCGGAGCGCGGCATCCCCGCCTCCTACCGGCACATGCACGGCTTCGGCTCGCACACCTACAGCCTGATCAACGCCGACGGCGAGCGGTTCTGGGTGAAGTTCCACCACCGCACCCAGCAGGGCATCAAGAACCTCACCGACGCCGAGGCCGAAGCACTCGTCGGCAAGGACCGCGAGTCCCACCAGCGCGACCTGTTCGACTCGATCGAGAACGGCGACTTCCCGAAGTGGAAGCTGTACGTGCAGATCATGCCGGAGGCCGACGCCGACGACTACCGCTTCCACCCCTTCGACCTCACCAAGGTGTGGTCGAAGAAGGACTACCCGCTGATCGAGGTCGGCGAGTGGGAGCTCAACCGCAACCCGGAGAACTACCACGCCGACGTGGAGCAGGCCGCGTTCGCGCCGAGCAACCTGGTGCCGGGCATCAGCTACTCGCCCGACAAGATGCTGCAGGGACGGCTGTTCTCCTACGGTGACGCGCAGCGCTACCGCCTCGGCGTCAACCACCACCAGATCCCGGTCAACGCGCCGAAGATCCCGGTGAACTCCTACCACCGCGACGGCGCGATGCGCGTCGACGGCAACCAGGGCGCCACCCCCGGCATCGAGCCGAACTCCTACGGCCGCTGGCAGGAGCAGCCCTCCTACCGCGAGCCGCAGCAGGCCGTGGGCGGCGTCGCCGACCGGTTCAACTACCGCGAGGACGACGCGAACTACTTCGAGCAGCCCGGCAACCTGTTCCGGAACATGTCGCCCGAGCAGCAGCAGGTGCTGTTCGCGAACACCGCGCGAGCCATCGACGGAGCCTCCCAGGCCACCATCGAGCGCCACATCCACAACTGCACTCAGGCCGACCCCGCTTACGGCGAGGGCGTCCGCAAGGCAATCAAGGCTTTGGCGGACGGCGAGCTCTGATTCCGTTCTGGTACTCGGCCTCGTTTTGCTTTGGGGGTCGGGTGGCGGAACCTCAGTTGGTCTCTCGCTGCGGGATCTTTTTCCCGAGTGGCTCCGCCACGAGGGAAAAAGCTGTCCTCGCGAGAGACCAACTGAGAACCCGCCGGTGAGCGGCTTAGTGACGTGGGCTATGCGCTTCGCGCATACAGGCACGGCCTTCGGCCGCAAGGCACGGCCTTCGGCCGCAAGGCACGGCTTGCTTCGCTGCCGCACGGCACGGCTACGCCGCAAGGCACGGCCTTCGGCCGCAAGGCACGGCTTGCTTCGCTGCCGTACGGCACGGCTACGCCGCAAGGCGCGGCCTTTGGCCGCGAGGTGGAGGGCTGGGGTTCCCCGGTGTGGTGCGCGATCCAGCGCGCCGTGCCGGGGAATTTCCTTTCGGATCGGGAGAGGGCATGAGCAACGGGGAACTCACTCCGGAGCAGGTCGAGCGTGTCGTGGCGATCGCGATGGATCTGGCCAGGGAAGGCGACACCGAGCAGCTGATCGAGTTCGTCGGGCACGGGCTGCCCGTCAACGTGACCGACTCGGACGCGAACACGCTGCTGATGCTCGCCGCGTACCACGGTCACGCGGCGACGGTCCGCGCGCTGCTCGACCACGGCGCCGATCCTGACCTGCGCAACGCGCGCGACCAGTCCCCCATCGCGGGTGCGCTGTTCAAGGGCGCCGACGACGTGGTGGCGGTGCTGCTCGCGGCGGGTGCGGACCTGGACGCAGGCGTTCCGACGGCCCGCGACGCCGCGAAGATGTTCGGCCGGGAACACCTCCTGGCGGGCTGACCGGAGAAGTGGCTCCACTTCCTCCGACGTCACCCTGCTACGCGGCGGAGAGCAACATGAGCTCCTGCCGGATCACCACGTTCTCCCGCTCGGCGGGCTCCTGCGCCGGTTGATGAGACGACCGGAATCGGTCCGGCCGCCTCGCCTCCGCTTCACTCCGCGACGCTGCGGCGCCGGACCGGGTGCTGGGACAGGATGGACACGCGGTTGAACGCGTTGATGGTGATGGCCGCCCAGATCACCAGGGACACCTCTTCGTCGGTGAGGGCTTCCCGTGCTCGCGCGTAGGCGGCGTCGTCGGGGTGCCGACCGGCGACCAGCGTGACCGCTTCGGTCAGCTCCAGGGCCGCGCGCTCGCGCGGACCGAACAGGTCGGTGTCCCGCCAGCCGGGCAGCACGCCCAGCCGCTGAATCGTCTCACCCGCTTCGAGGGCGCGGCGGGTGTGCAGGTCCAGGCAGAACGCACACCCGTTGAGCTGCGAGGCGCGGATGTTGACCAGCTCCAGCAGCACCCGCTCCACGCCGATCTCGCGAGCTTGAGCGGTGACCTCCGCCGCGGTCGCGTTCAGCGCCTTGAACACCGTCGGAGTCCGCTTGTCGAGGAAAACCCGATCGGACATCGTTCACCCCGTCCGTTCGCGTACCGCGGCGAGCTCGTCCGGCGTGGCCTTGTCCACGAGCTCGTCGACCTCGTGGTGGCTCTTGAGGTACTTCACCACGAACGGGCACACCGGCACGATGCGCAGACCCGCATCAGCGGTCTCGGCCAATGCGCGGCCGACGAGCGTGCCGGCGAGCCCGCGACCGCCGAAGTCCGCACCGATCTCGGTGTGGAAGAAGATGCGTTTCCCGTTGCGGTCGAGGTATTCGGCGAATCCCGCCTGCGTGCCGTCAACGGTGATCTCGTAGCGGTCCCGGTCGGTCGACCGGGCGACCGCCACCTCGGATTCGTCAGACATGGCTTCCTTCAGCGCGTCGCGGTTTCTCGGATGAGTTGTTCGAACGGAACCGGGTCGGTGAACGGATCCGCCTTCGTCGCCGCCGGTTGACCTCGCACGACTGCGGCGAGTTCACCCGCGGCGCGGGTGATGCGCCGGTTGAGTTCGGTGTCGCCGCCCCAGTCACCGCTGGCGGCGTAGACGGCGGTGGGCACCACGCGTGCCCGCAGGTAGGCCAGCAGTGGCCGCAGCGCGTGCTCGAGGACCAGCGAATGCCGCTCCGTGCCACCGGTCGCGGCGAGCAGCACCGGTTTGTCCTGCACCGAATCCGGATCGACGATGTCCATGAAGGACTTGAACAAGCCGCTGTAGGACGCGGTGAACGTGGGACTTACCAGGATGAGTCCTGCCGCGGTGCCGAGCCGGTCGAGCACCTCCTGCAGGTGCGGGTTGGCGAACCCGGTGAGCAGGTTGTCGGTGATGTCGTGGGCGTAGTCGCGGAGTTCGACCACCTCGATCGTGGTGTCGTCGCCCAGCTCGTCGCCGGTGGCCGTGGCCAGCCGGTCGGCCAGCATCCGGGTGCTCGACGGCTGCGACAACCCGGCGGAGATGACGAGAACGTGCGTCATGCCGTTGCCTCCTTCTGCCGAACCAGGGACTCGTGGGTGGGCGCGTCGGGCACGTGCTCCGGCTTCCGCGCCTCGAATTCCTTGCGCAGCACCGGGATGACCTCTTCGCCGAGCAGGTCGAGCTGTTCGAGCACTGTCTTGAGCGGCAGGCCCGCGTGGTCGATCAGGAAGAGCTGGCGCTGGTAATCGCCGACGTACTCCCGGAAACCGAGCGTCCTGTCGATGACCTGCTGCGGACTGCCGACCGTCAGCGGGGTCTGGGCCATGAAGTCCTCCAGCGACGGACCACCGCCGTAGACCGGCGCGTCGTTGAAGTACGGGCGGAATTCCTTGACCGCGTCCTGGGAGTTGCGGCGGATGAACGTCTGCCCTCCCAGTCCGACGATGGCCTGGTCGGCCTTGCCGTGACCGTAGTGCTCGAACCGATTCCGGTACAGCTCGACCATGCGCCGGGTGTGCTCGGCGGGCCAGAAGATGTGGTTGTGGAAGAAGCCGTCGCCGTAGTAGGCGGCCTGCTCGGCGATCTCCGGGCTGCGGATCGAGCCGTGCCAGACGAACGGCGCCACCCCGTCCAGCGGCCGCGGGGTGGAGGTGAAGCCCTGCAGCGGCGTGCGGAACCTGCCCTCCCAGTCCACGACGTCCTCGCGCCACAACCGGTGCAGCAGGCGGTAGTTCTCGATCGCCAGCGGGATCCCTTGACGGATGTCATGGCCGAACCACGGGTACACCGGCCCCTGGTTACCGCGTCCCAGCACCAGATCCACCCGGCCGTCGGCGAGGTGCTGCAGCATCGCGTAATCCTCGGCGATCTTGACCGGGTCGTTGGTGGTGATCAGCGTCGTCGACGTGGACAGGATCAGCCGCTCGGTCTGCGCCGCGATGTAACCGAGCATCGTCGTCGGCGAGGACGGCACGAACGGCGGGTTGTGGTGCTCACCGGTGGCGAACACGTCCATGCCCACTTCTTCGGCCTTGCGCGCGATGGCCACCGTCGCCTTGATCCGCTCACCTTCGGTGGGCGTGCGACCGGTCGTCGGGTCGGGCGTGACGTCCCCGACGGTGAAAACCCCGAACTGCATCCTGACCACCCCTGACGTATTGCTTCAGATTTGAACTACCACCGGCAACGAAGGCCCCCTGGCACCTATTCCCGACAGTTCGAGGAAGGTGGCGCACCGCACAGCAGCGCACTGGTCAGGGTCGCGAGTGGTAGCGCCCCTTGGCCTTCAGCCGCGCGTTGGGCAGCGTCGGCGCGGGCAACGTGAGCCCGTCGTAGCCGTGCACCGGGCCGAATCGGCGGTCGGTGAGATCGCTGTCGCGCTCACGTTCCCAGGCGGCGCGGGCGTCGACGATGTCCTCGTGGCTGCGGCCGACGAAGTTCCACCACATCACCAGGTCCTCGGTGAACGGCTCCCCGCCCAGCAACAGCGCCCGGCTCGCCACCTCCGCGTTCAGCCCCACCTCGCCGCGGCCGCGACCGAGGTACAGCATCGCTCCCACCGGAATGGCGACGCCCTCGACGGTCAGTCCGGGCGACAAGGCGAGGATCGCGTGCTCGAACTCCGGCTCCAGCACGACATCCAGCCGCCCGCCCGCGGAGATCTCCAGGCTCGCGCCGACCAGCGGCGTGTACGTCGTGGCCGGCGAGAT harbors:
- a CDS encoding alpha-ketoglutarate-dependent dioxygenase AlkB; its protein translation is MSSPLFHLPPRTVAPGAVHVPGWLGVGRQRELVEACRGWARGPVPMRAAALPSGHRMSVRTVCLGWHWYPYAYSRTADDVDGAPVAPLPEWLGELGRAALAAAYDREDATGYRPDTALINFYDEHAKMGMHQDKDERSGEPVVSLSIGDTCTFRFGNPESRGRPYTDVELSSGDLFVFGGPSRLAYHGVPSVRPGTANPDTGLSTGRINITLRVTGLA
- a CDS encoding DNA-3-methyladenine glycosylase I, producing MSPIESDNGVVIGEDGLARPPWAARDPLLREYYDTEWGMPVRGEQPLFERISLEGFQAGLSWATILRKRPAFREAFRHFDPDAVAAFTEDDVTRLLADTGIVRNQAKIRATIANARATIELREQDGLDAFVWSFQPNTTPEPRTLAEVPTTSPESVALSKALRRRGFRFVGPTTMFALMEAAGIVDTHLVDSHRRGSSGVWQA
- a CDS encoding DNA-3-methyladenine glycosylase, with product MTGTVRLDTAGPFAVHSAMASLAAHAVPGAERVDRDARTVTRLLKLPGGPTEVTATLADDHVELAADFATADDVAVAARVTRHRLDLDADVERIDAVLAADSSLRPLVHARPGLRVIGHVDGFEAAISTVLGQQVSLAAARTFTGRLIAAYGTPHPCGLTEFPGPGVLAGVAGEELRAAVGITRARTRTLHALAEAFADGLVLHPGGDTERQRRELLALPGIGPWTVEYLALRAFGDRDACPAGDLVLRRALGADTAAEAHARAHAWSPYRAYGVFHLWTETAYLNR
- a CDS encoding Fur family transcriptional regulator; this translates as MSAIDATALLRAAELRVTRPRVAVLSMVADNPHSDTDTIATAVRRDLGSVSTQAVYDVLRALTEAGLVRRIEPAGSPARFETRVGDDHHHLVCRACGAITDVSSAVGEAPCLAVQDSRGFDLDETEVIFWGSCPDCLARGE
- a CDS encoding catalase; this translates as MPENNQKPLTTAAGAPVPDNQNSMTAGARGPMLLQDLWFLEKLAHFDREVIPERRMHAKGSGAFGTFTVTGDITRYTSASIFSEIGKKTEMFARFSTVAGERGAADAERDIRGFALKFYTDQGNWDLVGNNTPVFFFRDPLKFPDLNHAVKRDPRTNMRDPENNWDFWTNLPEALHQVTIIMSERGIPASYRHMHGFGSHTYSLINADGERFWVKFHHRTQQGIKNLTDAEAEALVGKDRESHQRDLFDSIENGDFPKWKLYVQIMPEADADDYRFHPFDLTKVWSKKDYPLIEVGEWELNRNPENYHADVEQAAFAPSNLVPGISYSPDKMLQGRLFSYGDAQRYRLGVNHHQIPVNAPKIPVNSYHRDGAMRVDGNQGATPGIEPNSYGRWQEQPSYREPQQAVGGVADRFNYREDDANYFEQPGNLFRNMSPEQQQVLFANTARAIDGASQATIERHIHNCTQADPAYGEGVRKAIKALADGEL
- a CDS encoding ankyrin repeat domain-containing protein; the encoded protein is MSNGELTPEQVERVVAIAMDLAREGDTEQLIEFVGHGLPVNVTDSDANTLLMLAAYHGHAATVRALLDHGADPDLRNARDQSPIAGALFKGADDVVAVLLAAGADLDAGVPTARDAAKMFGREHLLAG
- a CDS encoding carboxymuconolactone decarboxylase family protein, with the protein product MSDRVFLDKRTPTVFKALNATAAEVTAQAREIGVERVLLELVNIRASQLNGCAFCLDLHTRRALEAGETIQRLGVLPGWRDTDLFGPRERAALELTEAVTLVAGRHPDDAAYARAREALTDEEVSLVIWAAITINAFNRVSILSQHPVRRRSVAE
- a CDS encoding GNAT family N-acetyltransferase, translating into MSDESEVAVARSTDRDRYEITVDGTQAGFAEYLDRNGKRIFFHTEIGADFGGRGLAGTLVGRALAETADAGLRIVPVCPFVVKYLKSHHEVDELVDKATPDELAAVRERTG
- a CDS encoding FMN reductase, whose product is MTHVLVISAGLSQPSSTRMLADRLATATGDELGDDTTIEVVELRDYAHDITDNLLTGFANPHLQEVLDRLGTAAGLILVSPTFTASYSGLFKSFMDIVDPDSVQDKPVLLAATGGTERHSLVLEHALRPLLAYLRARVVPTAVYAASGDWGGDTELNRRITRAAGELAAVVRGQPAATKADPFTDPVPFEQLIRETATR
- a CDS encoding LLM class flavin-dependent oxidoreductase, with the translated sequence MQFGVFTVGDVTPDPTTGRTPTEGERIKATVAIARKAEEVGMDVFATGEHHNPPFVPSSPTTMLGYIAAQTERLILSTSTTLITTNDPVKIAEDYAMLQHLADGRVDLVLGRGNQGPVYPWFGHDIRQGIPLAIENYRLLHRLWREDVVDWEGRFRTPLQGFTSTPRPLDGVAPFVWHGSIRSPEIAEQAAYYGDGFFHNHIFWPAEHTRRMVELYRNRFEHYGHGKADQAIVGLGGQTFIRRNSQDAVKEFRPYFNDAPVYGGGPSLEDFMAQTPLTVGSPQQVIDRTLGFREYVGDYQRQLFLIDHAGLPLKTVLEQLDLLGEEVIPVLRKEFEARKPEHVPDAPTHESLVRQKEATA